From Nocardioides sp. HDW12B, the proteins below share one genomic window:
- a CDS encoding oligosaccharide flippase family protein: MNAAERTDAPAADEHPSGGPGGSDGSGGSGGSDGSGGPNLGSVARRGFLWQGLAFGLAKGTMLLTTIVAARVLGPDDFGFVSLAIVLVLAVCVVADAGASQALVYLDAARERFAPALLVALASSTVLALAWAALSPVVADQLGRPDDALMVGTLAFVIVLTALGQSPDALLRKELKFSRRLPAEMARGLTRAGVAVGLVLAGVGPWALVWGEVAGAATYAVTSWLMARPRLGPPRTWLARDERRAVLGFGLPVALNGALATAVINVDYVVVGWLLGTTAVGIYLVGFRIPELLVNSVFQVFSQVTYPVYTRLNGDRERLGRAYLLALRVQSLWGLSVGTTVAVLSPVLVPVLFGEQYADSVTVMQAIAAYVVLGSLSTGVTDLFKAVGKPHYGAMLQAARLVVLVPTLVVATQWGLTAVAVAVALVALVFVVVVQRLACRLLGLRWSALAATLRVPVLAAVAAGVVGSLAMVGLAGAPGAVTMVLAGAAAGLATIGVVLVTDRTLVSRVVRG, translated from the coding sequence GTGAACGCCGCCGAGCGGACCGACGCCCCTGCCGCCGACGAGCACCCCTCCGGCGGGCCGGGCGGGTCCGACGGCTCCGGCGGGTCCGGCGGCTCAGACGGCTCCGGCGGACCGAACCTGGGGTCCGTCGCGCGCCGCGGCTTCCTCTGGCAGGGCCTCGCCTTCGGCCTCGCCAAGGGCACCATGCTGCTCACCACGATCGTCGCGGCGCGGGTGCTCGGCCCCGACGACTTCGGCTTCGTCTCCCTGGCGATCGTGCTGGTGCTGGCCGTGTGCGTGGTGGCCGACGCCGGCGCCAGCCAGGCGCTGGTCTACCTCGACGCGGCGCGCGAACGCTTCGCCCCGGCTCTGCTCGTCGCGCTCGCCAGCTCGACGGTCCTGGCCCTGGCGTGGGCGGCGCTGTCGCCGGTGGTGGCCGACCAGCTCGGACGTCCCGACGACGCGCTGATGGTCGGCACGCTCGCGTTCGTCATCGTGCTCACCGCCCTGGGTCAGTCGCCCGACGCACTGCTGCGCAAGGAGCTGAAGTTCTCCCGGCGCCTGCCCGCCGAGATGGCCCGCGGGCTGACCCGCGCCGGCGTCGCCGTCGGGCTCGTGTTGGCGGGGGTCGGCCCCTGGGCCCTGGTGTGGGGCGAGGTCGCGGGCGCCGCGACGTACGCCGTGACCTCGTGGCTCATGGCCCGCCCGCGGCTGGGACCGCCGCGCACCTGGCTCGCGCGCGACGAGCGCCGCGCGGTGCTCGGCTTCGGGCTGCCGGTGGCCCTCAACGGGGCGCTCGCCACGGCCGTCATCAACGTCGACTACGTCGTGGTCGGCTGGCTGCTCGGCACCACCGCGGTCGGCATCTACCTCGTCGGCTTCCGGATCCCCGAGCTGCTCGTCAACAGCGTGTTCCAGGTCTTCTCCCAGGTCACCTACCCCGTCTACACACGCCTCAACGGCGACCGCGAGCGCCTCGGCCGCGCCTACCTGCTGGCGCTGCGGGTCCAGTCCCTGTGGGGCCTCAGCGTCGGCACCACCGTCGCGGTGCTCTCGCCGGTGCTGGTGCCGGTCCTCTTCGGCGAGCAGTACGCCGACTCCGTCACCGTCATGCAGGCGATCGCCGCCTACGTGGTGCTGGGATCGCTGTCGACCGGCGTGACCGACCTGTTCAAGGCGGTCGGCAAGCCGCACTACGGCGCCATGCTCCAGGCCGCCCGGCTCGTCGTGCTCGTCCCGACGCTCGTCGTGGCCACGCAGTGGGGCTTGACCGCGGTCGCGGTGGCGGTCGCCCTCGTCGCCCTCGTCTTCGTCGTCGTCGTGCAACGGCTGGCCTGCCGCCTGCTCGGCCTGCGTTGGTCGGCGCTGGCCGCCACCCTGCGCGTTCCGGTCCTGGCCGCGGTGGCCGCCGGCGTGGTCGGTTCGCTGGCCATGGTCGGTCTGGCGGGCGCACCAGGCGCGGTGACCATGGTGCTGGCCGGCGCCGCCGCCGGGCTCGCGACGATCGGTGTGGTGCTGGTGACCGACCGGACCCTGGTGTCGCGGGTGGTGCGCGGATGA